From the Gadus chalcogrammus isolate NIFS_2021 chromosome 15, NIFS_Gcha_1.0, whole genome shotgun sequence genome, one window contains:
- the LOC130405035 gene encoding high choriolytic enzyme 1-like, with amino-acid sequence MKTCLSLLLLLLGLCQAQPLVREESVSDVLEDNEDMDILTEILTSNNDFNEILLEGDLSQAQPLVGEESVDDVLEDNEDMDISTRILISNNGSNEILLEGDLLLPTTRNALKCFRNNCLWKKSSNGLVTIPYTVSRAYTSAERSRIVSAMQSFHRTTCIRFVPRQNQYDHISVQSGGGCYSSLGRTGGRQVLSLRRSGCMNYGTMQHELNHALGFNHEQTRSDRDQYVRINWRNINRRNAFNFKKKNTNNLNTPYDYTSIMHYGRRAFSINGRDSITPIPNSRVRIGQSRGMTKNDILRINRLYRCKDQQPCLQISN; translated from the coding sequence ATGAAGACCTGtctcagcctcctcctgctcttgctGGGTCTCTGTCAGGCTCAACCTCTGGTGAGGGAAGAAAGTGTGTCTGATGTCCTAGAAGACAATGAGGACATGGATATCCTCACAGAGATTCTGACCTCCAACAACGACTTCAATGAGATCCTGCTGGAGGGAGACCTCTCCCAGGCTCAACCTCTGGTGGGGGAAGAAAGTGTCGATGATGTCCTAGAAGACAATGAGGACATGGATATCAGTACCAGGATTCTAATCTCCAACAACGGCTCCAATGAGATCCTGCTGGAGGGAGACTTGCTTCTACCAACAACCAGAAACGCCTTGAAGTGTTTTAGAAACAACTGCCTTTGGAAAAAATCCTCCAATGGCCTTGTGACCATTCCCTACACAGTGAGCAGAGCCTACACCTCCGCGGAGAGGTCACGAATTGTGAGCGCCATGCAGTCCTTCCACCGGACCACCTGCATCCGCTTCGTGCCCCGCCAGAACCAGTACGACCACATCAGCGTTCAGAGCGGAGGTGGATGCTACTCCTCTCTGGGCAGGACAGGAGGCAGGCAGGTACTCTCTCTCAGGAGATCGGGATGCATGAACTACGGCACCATGCAGCACGAGTTGAACCACGCTCTGGGCTTCAACCACGAGCAGACGAGGAGTGACCGTGACCAGTACGTCAGGATCAACTGGAGGAACATCAATCGACGCAATGCATTCAACTTCAAGAAGAAGAACACCAACAACCTGAACACCCCCTACGATTACACCTCCATCATGCACTACGGCAGAAGAGCCTTCTCCATAAATGGACGAGACAGCATCACCCCCATCCCAAACTCCCGTGTTCGGATTGGCCAGAGCAGGGGAATGACCAAGAATGACATCCTGAGGATCAACCGACTCTATCGCTGCAAAGACCAACAACCTTGCCTGCAAATATCAAATTGA
- the LOC130405036 gene encoding high choriolytic enzyme 1-like has product MKTCLSLLLLLLGPCQAQPPVGEESVADVLEDNEDMDIITEILTSNNDPNEILQKGDLSQDQPMVGEESVDDILEDNEDMDISTRILITNNGSNEILLEGDLLLPTTRNAMKCFRNNCLWKKSSNGLVTIPYTVSRAYTSAERSRIVSAMQSFHQTTCIRFVPRQNQYDHISVQSRGGCYSSLGRTGGRQVLSLRRSGCMNYGIMQHELNHALGFNHEQTRSDRDQYVRINWKNINQRNAYNFKKKNTNNLNTPYDYTSIMHYSRRAFSINGRDSITPIPNSRVRIGQRKGMTKNDILRINRLYCVGILHIFSVTT; this is encoded by the exons ATGAAGACCTGtctcagcctcctcctgctcttgctGGGCCCCTGCCAGGCTCAACCTCCGGTGGGGGAAGAAAGTGTGGCCGATGTCCTAGAAGACAATGAGGACATGGATATCATCACAGAGATTCTGACCTCCAACAACGACCCCAATGAGATCCTGCAGAAGGGAGACCTCTCCCAG GATCAACCCATGGTGGGGGAAGAAAGTGTTGATGATATTCTAGAAGACAATGAGGACATGGATATCAGCACCAGGATTCTGATCACCAACAACGGCTCCAATGAGATCCTGCTGGAGGGAGACTTGCTTCTCCCAACAACCAGAAACGCCATGAAGTGTTTTAGAAACAACTGCCTGTGGAAAAAATCCTCCAATGGCCTTGTGACCATTCCCTACACAGTGAGCAGAGCCTACACCTCCGCAGAGAGGTCACGAATTGTGAGCGCCATGCAGTCCTTCCACCAGACCACCTGCATCCGCTTCGTGCCCCGCCAGAACCAGTACGACCACATCAGCGTTCAGAGCAGAGGTGGATGCTACTCCTCTCTGGGCAGGACAGGAGGCAGGCAGGTACTCTCTCTCAGGAGATCGGGATGCATGAACTACGGCATCATGCAACACGAGCTGAACCACGCTCTGGGCTTCAACCACGAGCAGACCAGGAGTGACCGTGACCAGTACGTCAGGATCAACTGGAAGAACATCAATCAACGCAATGCATACAACTTCAAGAAGAAGAACACCAACAACCTGAACACCCCCTACGATTACACCTCCATCATGCACTACAGCAGAAGAGCCTTCTCCATAAATGGACGAGACAGCATCACCCCCATCCCAAACTCCCGTGTTCGGATTGGCCAGAGAAAGGGAATGACCAAGAATGACATCCTGAGGATCAACCGACTCTATTGCGTG GGCATCCTACACATCTTCAGTGTGACCACCTAA